A stretch of DNA from Plutella xylostella chromosome 16, ilPluXylo3.1, whole genome shotgun sequence:
aaatatctgtgtttaaacaaatatctgccccggccgggaatcgaacccgggaccgtAGCATTACGGTTAAACGGTATTATTCTGAAAATCTTTACCTCCAGTCCACgaaatcggcacgcttaatacgaGATAGAGGCGTAGATACGCAGCGATCCGAAACTTCGGTAAAAAAATTCAAACCACGACTATATCTCGTTGTATCAAGCGTGCCGATTGAGTGGCAATTCTCGTTAGTTCATTTTTGAGTGTAGAACAAaatgttgttcagaatgacctgTGTCACCCccattcggcttagtataccctttttgcaactccCTGTACAAGTATTGCATCAATTACCTTTGGAAACAATACTTGTACCTAGTATGTCTACAaattgatataattatcatcattattattataaaattacctacCCCAGTCCTTCACCCTCTCActtaattaatgaaaaattatataataaaatcacATAAAATGAACATCAGTGAAATGATTGTATTGACCAAAATTCAAATGATtgtattatcataataataactctgcttaagtatgtaaattttccaaAGAAACACAATAATTTTTGGAATTACCGACAAGATTGTTTGTTCAAGTGGCGAAAAAActcttgaaatattttgtaagcAGGTGTTTTTTTCCGTACTTACAAGGTAAATCTTCTATAATTTTAGACAATCCTACACTCTTTACTTCTCataaagtacttaaatgaaaCGTGACTTTTCTCGTAAACATTCAATTACAGACAGATTATAGATAATACAAAGTAAGCGTATCAACTTAACCTAATCTCAAATTTAAATCAGCACATAACACGAATCATTAAACTTTATTCGTCTGGGTCTACATGatgatatattataatgattatggGTTAGGTCGTCTTCTAGCATACTACACACATTACAGCTGACCTAGGTGAAACAATTTTCAATATCCGTTTAGCAGTATGAGTTTCTTcgttacaaacatacaaacaaatacatatagtaaattaaataaggaTGATACCTACTACAATGATGTGAAGAAACATCACCTTAACCAGTAAAAGCTTTCTCAATTACTTACTTTCCGTAGTGTTATCTGGATTCTATTAATAACAATCTTTTAATTTCGCTCTCTGAACTTTTCCTCAGGCGCCTTTCTACTAAAGTATTCTTAACTTGTACTCCCCGCGGTATACAATACTGTATAAGTGAAATAAACACCGTCCCTTCTAGTTGTGGCGTAAGCCTTAAGCGACCAGCCGTCGCTACACGGTTTCTTTGTCGACATAGATAAAAGTCACTATATTGcaattcgccataaatactgCGCTgggattggtggaacgcgcattaaaagAGTTTCCGGCTGCAAATTTCTGTATACATCTTCTTCGTCTTCTTACCATGTCGGTGACTAATAATAATCCAGCTCTGGTTGGTCATCGTGATAGGACAAGCCTAGCCAGTCAGACAAcgtgtcagtcgctgactgacCGGGTGCTAAATTTAACTTTTAACGTAATTTTGCAATGATTTCAAATagcagtaatatatatgtcaatgtaattttgtaagtaaatatgtatgtttgtttctAGGAGTCACTTATTATCACTAGATTTTCGGATCGCATTTAGAGGCTATCCCACgggaattccaggataaaTAGTAGCATGTCGGACTCAAGGATAATTTGGCATAACAATTATGAAAGAGTTTTTGAAACTTGTTTTACAAatttttctttatattatCATTATGACATAAGCTGTCTTATATTACTTTTTGTGATTTTTGTACTTAGTTCTCACAGGTTAAGCTTACTTGAATGGAATTTTTCAGCAATGTCTAAACTCCTTTCcgaagcttggaccatttcctctTCTTTACTAgaacaaactatttaataataagtagaAGAAGTTTATTTCAGATTTCGTTTATGCTCTATAAAGTTCACGTTCAGTAATATTCGTACACGTAAGTAAATCTTTTATTAGTTCTACTGAAGCCTCTCTAGAAGGGAACATTAAATCGTTTTGgagatttataaataacagaaAGGGTAAAAAAACCATTCCATCTAGCATGTCACTTGGTGCTAAAACTGCAACGGATAGCCAAGGTATAACCGAACTATTATCATAATACTTTGCCTCAGTTTTTGAGAAACCGTCTTCACCCACTCAGCAATTTCAGCATGATAACATGGTTAATGACTCTCtatcaaaaattattttaacagaGGCTGAAGTAAttagaaaaattaaaagtCTTGACACTAATAAGGGTGCTGGGCCCGACAAAATACCGGCTAAGTTCATAAAGAATTGTTGCGATCAACTATCATATCccttaacattattatttaatcgtTCCCTTGAAACGGGTGTTTTCCCATCTTGCTGGAAGTTGGCGCATGTCGTACCAATACATAAGGCCGGTGATAATACTAACTGCGAAAACTATAGACCTATAAGTATCCTATCGTGCATCGCCAAATTATTTGAATCGTTAGTGTACAACTTCTTTTTCAGCCATATTAAGCCATTATTGTCTGAACACCAACATGGGTTCGTTAAGGGAAAATCCATCTCCAGTAACCTCCTGGAATACAAAAACTACCTTTGCACAGCTTTTTCTAGAAGAGGACAAGTCGACTCTATATACACTGACTTTAAAAAGGCCTTCGATAAAGTAAACCACTCCTTGCTTTGTACGAAATTGTCGTGTTATGGAGTCCATGGTAGTCTTCTGCGTTGGGTAGAGTCTTATCTACATAAAAGGAGCCAGTTGGTTGCTATTGGTGGTTACCAGTCCTCTCCTGTTTTGATTGATTCTGGGGTCCCACAAGGCTCTCACCTGGGTCCTTTGttcttcattgtttttatcaATGATCTCATTCATAGATTGTCATGTAGGTGTCTTCTATACGCGGATGACTTAAAAGTATTCCATAGTATTGAGACTGACAATGACTGTGCTCTGCTGCAAAGGGATGCTGATGCAATTTCTGAATGGTGTCATGCAAACAAGATGTATCTCAATGTgagtaaatgttttattattacatttacaaacaaaaaagcttatataaaaaacaaatataaacttGAAGGCCAGGTATTAGAACGCAAAACAGTGGCGAAGGATCTTGGAATCCTATTTGACCAAAAACTAACGTTTAGAGACCACTACGATCACATTATAAACAAAGCTTATGGTATGCTAGGGTTCGTAGTGAGATCTACAAAAGGATTCAATAACccaaatagttttatttatttgtataacgCCCTAATTCGGAGTGTTCTGGAATATGGCTCTATAATTTGGTCTCCGCATTACGCGGTGCACTCTGAACGGATTGAAGGAGTCCAGAAAAAAATGCTTCGAATTTTGAGCTTCAAATCAGGTTACGGTCGAAGTTTGATTTCATACACTCAGCGACTAGGTCAATTTAATGTAACACCTCTTTATGTTCGTCGCATGCATCAGGACTTAATATATCtccataaaattatacattccGTTATAGACTCCCCCACATTGCTGTCATTGATTAATTTCAACACAAAACCAAACCCCCGACATCCCAAACCATTCCACCTTCaatcttataaaaataatatttcattttttaaccCTATTGCAAGAATGTGTCGTCTATATAATGATTATGCCAGCACAAAAGATTCTGTTGTTGATGTTTTCGATCCAAAAGTTATCAGATTTAAAAGGCAAGTAAGAATGTTAAAATTTGATACAGAGTAACTattaactatattattattattattatcacttTTAAGTTTGCATGtaagtttatgttttaataactttatatttatgtagtaccTAAATTAATTCACCTTCTACTagtgtataattaaatatgtatacctaggATGTTAAATTAGTGCTTTTGTTTACATACGCTTTCCAGGATGTGTATACATACCTCGGTAGTTGATCTAGATTGTATCTTAGAAACTTAAAACTGTGTACCATGTTTTGATTAACTGCTGTTTTGTGTAccatattgataaataaataaataaataaataaataaatattaggtcACATTCAACTACAAAGTAgtataaatagttttttaatctggtccaaataatttaatatatcattatcatatccataacatttattaagataacctgAGTGAATTTTTTGTGAAATTATcattttttcattaattataaGACCTGCACTTCCTGCTTCTAATGCCACACGAGGCGCTGTTCACAGCCACATAAACGTAACGTACACGGATCGCCACCGTATCGCCTTTCACCCGAGCTTTTCCCGTGGCGAGGCGATTACGTTGCAATTccgatttaaaataaaatttaaatatgtggggacatctcacggCCATCCGACACCAAGTTAGACAGAACCtggggtacactacataaatccgaattacttttttacgaatatgaaaataacgatttttaaaattacgaatttcataattccgaataattcacaatcccgaattttaagtttccgaataacgaaaatatcgaatagttaataaacgaaatttcaaacaacatatttattaaaatgacgaaagtcaattttccgaatattattatttcgatgttttaaaagtacgactttttattatatcgaattgttaaaattacgaatcccgaagttttaatattccgaaaatacaaattcccgaatgtatcttagttaacaagaaatagttattaagaatagtgtgtttattaacagcataatccgtatacaatttaacaatattttttaagctatattatttgagacgctccgctccgcttcgctgcgctccgctttgatttcgatatctatgtgcacctaacacactcctcctcgctttgctcgtcgtcgcacctatctttagatttaggtcctaaggtttttaaggttaaacaccctaaaaatccgagcaattttattgatttgttgtgttacttaacattttaactctatatttgaaacgctccgctccgcttcgctgcgctccgctttgtttttcaatatctatgtgcacctaacacgctcctcctcgctttgctcgtcgtcgcacctatctttaggtttaggtcctaaggtttttaaggttaaacaccataaaactccgagcaattgttttgctctatatttgaaacgctccgctttgtttttcgatatctatgtgcacctaacacgctcctcctcgctttgctcgtcgtcgcacctatctttaggttttgggtctaaggtttttaagacgtttatggttttttgtcaaaatcacgaattatcacattttcgatcggaatttgaatttttcgtgattataataaatcggtattttatttttcgtaagctTAAGTAATCGGATTTATTAACGTTCGTGTATttgacaatcgtaataacaaatcttcgtgattataatattcgaaattataatttacgtgatttttagaattcggcattttaaaaaatcggtattgcaatatttcgtaaattacatattcggtgttttcaaattcggaaaaaagtttttcggaatatttgggtgttccccagaacctgtgttatgggtgtcggatagctgatatatctacacaaatacgtACATAGATACattctaaatataaatatcaacacccaagacccgagtacaaatatctgtctttaaacaatttcatatttgtgcaataaagtatcaaataaataaataaataaatatctgccccagccgggaatcgaacccgggaccttcggcatagcagtcagggtcactaaccattCGGCCGTCCTGTTCGCCGTTTGCCGGCACATACAGTTCAACTGTCTTTGGTATTTTCCCCAACACAACAACAAGGCCATGGTATTTACAGATCCGGAGAACCACTTCTGGGAATATTCTCACAGATGAAGCAGGAATAATGCGGCGTGACCGCTCCTTATTGATTCCAAGAACTTGGGCAGTATCTGACTGTACCCCTACttttgaaaggcaatgtattgcgtctgtcttgcgttcccaacattaaaaaaagcataacttctcttcaaaatcgatttttataaaaagtagAATACATAAATGTGCATTCAGATAACGCCTTTTTTTAGAAGCTAGCACTAAGAAACAAATATCCACAATgtagaatttattttagattttggcCGAAATAGCCTTTTTTGCCCTTTTTTCTCAGTACTTATCTTATAAATTGtaggcattatattattgtttctgGATTCCAAAAATTACctagtatttttactttttgtaaaattgattttgaagagaagttatgattttttttaatgttgacaACGCAAtacagacgcaatacattgcctttcaagagtaggggggcaACCGGATTACAGCGACCGGACGATGCGGTCGCCTTAATTAAATACGTACTGTTATTGTTTGCATACAAGCTTACCGCCTTACAAATGAACCTGCTGTGACTGGTACTGTGGATGTTGAGATCAGGCATTCAGGAATAACtaaatcctaacttaatattataaatgcgaaagtaaatgtgtctgtgtgtctgtctgtctgtctattactctttcacgccaaaattactgaacggatttgaatgaaatttggtatacatatcgccatagaacaacgcggactcgggtgtaccatatggtatagaccctgggaaagaacataggctactttttatcccggaattcttacgggaaaactttttaaggcgaagcgaagctcacgggaacagctagtgagGCATAATTCCCAGCCGTCGCGACACTACTGAGACGCCGCCTCGACTCCGCCTCGACTCCGCCTCGACTCCGCCTCGACTCTCAGTGAGGTTCAGTCCTACGTCACTCGATTAGGCTACTTTGATGCACCATTATCAtgaatgtttataaaaaacagtttttaccAACTTATCTCCAgtaatatgtacctaggtacaatAGAAACTAGCACACTATAATACAGGATGGTCATGtcactttttactatggagacaatttttttcgcgaattttgacattctgatttcatttccgggcttagatataacatgctgcacacgaaGGTTTATTATAACCTTTtcgtaacaccctgtatatgaggCAACATTATCTTCAGCCGTCTTCAGTTGCATTTCCAATTATTTCGCGTCGATAAGTATTTATCACAATATCAGCTGCAAACACTCTGACGCAAACCGTTTAACACTCTATGCCCGTCGACTCAGGGATCATTTTTCAACGCAGACAAGATCACGCCAAGGAAAAGTCTAGAATGAAAAATGATATTGTCTTTCAGTTTGAACGATTTTTTCAAACTCGGTTTTTTATTGCTTGATCCGCTTTTTGTCCTTCGAAATTTAATTGATGAAGCGAGATTCTGTATAGATGCTGAAACAAAACGACCTAAATTTTtgcaaacatttaaattaaaatttgaacaaaatattaccgtttttagttgataatatcctgatgctctattacatggttctaccttttttggcataagatttatttgcctaatctcgtattgcatagtaatgtttggtcaaagtctcgttacgccgaaaatcgtatggcataaatctcgtttagtaagaagttatttcgcataacattgtttagcctaataatggtatggccaaatcttgaatagcctaataatgctatggcataggtttatacaaagtaataatattcgtttggctttaactttgacggagcgtctccctacatagcgcaaactggtgtcttgtattgtttcctctgtttggaaaacgctccgctccgcttcgctgcgctccgctttggttttgatgaacatgtgcacctaacacgctcctcctcgctttgctcgtcgtcgcacctatttttaggtttcgatctcatggggtttgtaataattatattggtcgttaactttcgattttttgatcatacaatatcgtgattttcgggatgtaggagaaaaataccacaatttgtacatttactacatacttaatacgAATACCGACATTCTTCGTCGTACTAACATGCCTGGCATGGAGGCCATGTTGATAAAGAGCCAGCTCAGATGGTGTGGACACGTCAGGCGTATGGAAGACTGCAGACTACCTAAAGCCGTGCTCTACTCAGAGCTCAGTCGCGGGAAACGGAACCGTGGCGGGCAGTACATGCGCTACAAAGACGTGCTTAAGCGTCACCTCGTTGCTTGTGGCATATCACCGGACAGTTGGGAGGAACTAGCTGAGATGAGGCCAGAGTGGCGTAACTCTGTCCACAAAGGcttagaaaattttgaaaagtcTCGACTTCAAGACCTTGACGTGAAACGCCACTCTCGGAAGATACGCCCTTAGCCCTCCTACAACTATACATACAACAGGATGGGACAGCTctactgtgctcagtgtgacagggtgttcaagacgaagttcggacttgccagccacataagagcacataacagagtgtagcaagagtcgcgttgtcggatacgacgaagaggacatcatcatattatttattaagataacattaggagaaacaagattatacataggtatagacgaacataaatttgagcaaacgaaacttaggtgtttaaagattgtgcctaaagagttttagacgaaacgagccctatgccacataagtcttggcaaagtgatggttaggccaaaaaagtttagaccatacgagttatgcgaattgagttttggtcaataaagattatgcgagatgagcggaacccctaTTACATgtatacttcaatgttgcagaaggcgtcattaagctatccttttccatttaggagtaattttgtgattttcttagtggaaccttttaattgcctgtgagtgtatatGCTTACTTACGAGTATCAAAGGGCCATGTAAAAGCTTGGTTGCTTCTGTTACCGGGATCGCTGTGAGAAGCAATGTTTATTGATTGCCGCGTTGTATATGCAGTATTGGTGACATCTatgatacatacatattacataaCTAAACACGTTTGATCcgaagatattttatttgttagtgAAATACctaaatctttatttaatacatacctaattacttACTCACAATTTCAGTGTAGGTAACACTGAAATTGTGAATTACTAGCCGAAACCTACTCTATTTTGACTCAGGGCACAGCTCTTCATTTTGAAACTGCTGAATAACTTTTTTCACgtcaacttttgaaatatactccGACACGTGACTTAAGTTTAGATTGAAAAGTAATTTTAACACAACAAGaatattatacaaatacataaggacagatgaaatattttaattgcgAATCGTGCTGTAGGTAcagttatatttatattaattttgtttaattagtGTTTTGTAAAACTTAACCTTGAAGATAAATGTTCATAAAAGTATGCATTAGTGTTGTAAGGGTGCGATCACACTTTGATCAGCAAATAATGTGTGTGTAAATTCTGGATATGGCCTGTTTTAGGGTGCGCCGTTCACTCAGTCCTTACTcatacagtaaaattacagGCGTAAGTCTTTGCGATCCATTAGACGTCCTATTATATTAAGTTTTCTGTTCGTTTTCTCCATTTGAGTACTCATATACTTATATGAAAAACTGATTTTTTCAGTCGTAAAAGTTAACACGTAtcagcgtgttttgaaactatacaaggccagaacgcagaggttgggactgctcgcgtatattttcaaattaaaatggtgccatgatttacttgaaagtatacaaggccattacgcactaatcgcgtatattttcaagtaagttgggccaaaattatggcttgaaaatatactgcagcagttaccactgcgtactaatcgtgtatattttcaagcgccaagcggcaatgcgagcacttgaaactatacgtgattagttaccaggtagcccttttgaattgttgctctctctttctttcatgcgaaatagtaataattctattgctttctaaacattgcatcatcattccgcacttggcattgttttcgtaactttttttttgtttacatcgtacagtttaaaagtaaattgatttaaattaaactgttttTAAAAGTCGAAATTATCTCAGAATAGGGTGttgaacaattcataaaagacaattacttacggtgaattcaaaacttgatgaaaaatatgtttgtaataggtctatagggttaatacctactacactcacgagcaatgaattagtccaagtagcaaaaagtcaacacaaAATGactaaattttttaaaacatttatattagaatttgatcaaaatttacgtttttagttggttataatattttgatgcgctgttaaatgtaatgtaatattGCCGATGGCtacattaagctagtcttttccgttcaggagctatcgtcactggaactttttcattgctcgtgagtgtagtaggtattactcttaattcatataaataataagagatTAGTATTCTtgcttgcaagtatgattgttataaatatcaatttatcaatcaaattagagctttttcatctttatttataaacattctataggtatgacaggcagaacaagtaaattatagtcatgtacatttaccttaatagttaagtaaatcagaatcagcatgtaggtataaattatatgcgacaagtacgccaatcaagcaatgtgcgtaatagcaatgtatattttcaagaacgattcagaAAATCCCagcttgaaagtatacgcgattagtacgcacaaatcgtgtatattttcaagtaaaatattattttttttcacttgaaactatacagtgctagtacactatgggtgcgttctggccttgtatagtttcaaaacacgccacGTATCATTATGAGATATGAGGCAATTTTTCCTCTCAGTCCATAGTGTAACACCCCTCTTAAAATcgttaaatataattttgaaacAACACCATGAATTGGCTCGAGTATAAAGAGCGTAGTGTTGTCTCAGTTGGATATTTCCACCGGTGCCATGCCGTACCTCGATGTCGCTGTGGCTCTACTAGCCGCCTTCATCGCGTTCACCTTGTGGACCAACCGAAGATGGAACtactggaagaaacagaacgtCAAGTACTTGACGCCGATCCCTTTCCTGGGGAACGTGGCTGATGTGATCTTCCAGAGGGACACCTTCGGCGCCGTGACGCAGAGGATCTGCCAGCAGTTCCCCGATGAAGCCGTGGTCGGCATGTTCTACTGCAGCAACCCTGCAGCCCTCGTACAGTGCCCCGATATGCTCAAGACAGTCATGGTCAAGGACTACGCCTACTGCTCCAGCAAGGAGGTCTCCGTCCACAGCCACAAGGAACCCATGACTAAAAACATGTTCTTCACCTTCGGAGACAAATGGAAGCTCATCCGGCAGAACCTCACGCCGGTCTACACGTCCGCCAAAATGAAGAACATGTTTCCTCTGGTACAGGATTGCTGCAGAATATTCCAGAAGGTTCTCGATGATGAGATTGGAAAGGGCAGGGTGGTGGAAGTGAAGTCTTTGATAGCTCGGTATACTATGGACTGTATAACTTCGTGTGCGTTCGGCGTCGACTCTGGCACGATGTCGAAGGGCGAGGAAGGGAACCCTTTCACTGAAACAGGGCACCTTTTATTTGATGAAAGACCAATTGCAGGTGTGAAGAATGTCCTCAGATACGGCTACCCTTCCTTCTTCTACAGCGTGGGATTAGAGCTCTATTCTAGCAAAATTTACCGCTTCTTCCGATCTGTTATTCTTGACGTTATAAACAGTCGTAACGGCGCTAAATCTTCGAGAAACGACATGGTGGATCTTATTTCCGATTGGAAGAAGAACAAATACATAACGGGCGACAGTATTGACAATGGCATAGACGGTGGAAACAAGAAGGTGCGTATCGAGGTCGACGACGAACTTTTGGTGAGCCAATGTGTGCTGTTCTTCCAAGCTGGCTTCCAGCCAAGTGCGCTGACATCGGCGTACCTGTTGTACGAGTTGGCAAAGAACCAGGACATCCAAGAGCGGGTGTTGGCTGAAG
This window harbors:
- the LOC105380553 gene encoding cytochrome P450 6B7 — its product is MPYLDVAVALLAAFIAFTLWTNRRWNYWKKQNVKYLTPIPFLGNVADVIFQRDTFGAVTQRICQQFPDEAVVGMFYCSNPAALVQCPDMLKTVMVKDYAYCSSKEVSVHSHKEPMTKNMFFTFGDKWKLIRQNLTPVYTSAKMKNMFPLVQDCCRIFQKVLDDEIGKGRVVEVKSLIARYTMDCITSCAFGVDSGTMSKGEEGNPFTETGHLLFDERPIAGVKNVLRYGYPSFFYSVGLELYSSKIYRFFRSVILDVINSRNGAKSSRNDMVDLISDWKKNKYITGDSIDNGIDGGNKKVRIEVDDELLVSQCVLFFQAGFQPSALTSAYLLYELAKNQDIQERVLAEVDEYWSTRDEVQTDCVTALPFLAQCMEESLRMYPPVSVLMREIYKDYTLPNGVHLKKGMMIHIPVYHLHHNPKYFPEPEVFRPERFSEEGRKSIVPYTYLPFGEGPRMCIGYRFARLEIFSSLAVLLRRYRVELAPHMPRKLQFLTTSRVLTSIHGIHLRLLDRVN